ATGCCGCCCGGCATGCCAGTGACCATGTTCCTATTTTCCGACAAAATTCGGTTTCCGCTTCTCGAAAAACGCGGTGACGCCTTCCCGGTGATCGGCCGTCTTGCCGCAGATCGTCTGCCCGGCCGCCTCCGCTTCCAGCATCGTCGCCAGATCGTTTTCGAAGCTCTTGTACATCGTCCGTTTGATCAGCCCGAGTGCCGTCGTCGGAGATTGGGCCAGCCGCTCCGCATACCGTTGCGTTTCCCCGGCAAACTCGCTGTCCGCCACCACCCGGTTAACCAGCCCGATCCGCAGCGCCTCCTCGGCGCCGATCGAATCGCCGAACATCGCCAATTCCATGGCGCGGCTGAGCCCGACGATCCGCGGCAGGAAGAAATGGCTGCCCGCGTCCGGCATCAGACCGATTTTTACAAACGCCATGGAAAACGTGGTGCTTGCCGCTGTGATCCGCAAATCGCAAGCCAGCGCCACTCCGAGTCCCGCACCGAACACGGGGCCGTGCAAAGCGCCGACAATCGGCTTTTC
The Effusibacillus pohliae DSM 22757 DNA segment above includes these coding regions:
- a CDS encoding enoyl-CoA hydratase/isomerase family protein — protein: MYETVLFEKANQLATVTLNRPEVFNAFNLQMHEELFDALNRAAEDADVRCILLRGNGPGFSSGADLKSVSAEDVASLDHGAYLQRTYNRLLLRMAELEKPIVGALHGPVFGAGLGVALACDLRITAASTTFSMAFVKIGLMPDAGSHFFLPRIVGLSRAMELAMFGDSIGAEEALRIGLVNRVVADSEFAGETQRYAERLAQSPTTALGLIKRTMYKSFENDLATMLEAEAAGQTICGKTADHREGVTAFFEKRKPNFVGK